DNA from Candidatus Desulfofervidus auxilii:
TTTGAATATAGCGAGTAGAGTGAATTTTCATGACCATTTCGGTCTTTTTAAACACACAAGTATTATGTTTGCCGTCTCATTAATAACAGGAACATGCAATTACATATATCAAATATACATGGGAAAGGCTTTGGGACCTGAAAGCTATGGTGTTTTTGGCTCTCTATTCGCAATCTTTTACATCGTTTCCGTTTGCGGAGGCACAATACAGACATCCATAGCAAGATTCGTCTCTAAGTTGAAAGCGGAAGGTGAATACGGAAATATCGGCTTTTTACTGTATGGAATGTTGAAAAGGATGAGCATTTTAGGGATTATTATGTTCCTTATTTTCACATTTGCGGGTAAATATATAGCATCATTCTTAAAAATAGAATCAAATGAGCTGATAATTATTGTGGGAATTATTCTGTTTCTTTCTTTTTTCCTACCTATTGGCACAGGAGCGCTGCAGGGAATGGAAAGATTTTGGTATTTAGGGACAATAAACATTCTAAATGCGTCTTCAAAATTGATTTTCGGAATATTTCTTGTATGCATGGGATTTGGTGTTGCAGGTGCATTAGGAGGCGTGGCAATAGCGATTTTCCTCGCTTTAATAGCATCTTTCATCCCTAATATTCCCGTTTTGAAGCATAAAGGCAGCGAAT
Protein-coding regions in this window:
- a CDS encoding oligosaccharide flippase family protein — encoded protein: LNIASRVNFHDHFGLFKHTSIMFAVSLITGTCNYIYQIYMGKALGPESYGVFGSLFAIFYIVSVCGGTIQTSIARFVSKLKAEGEYGNIGFLLYGMLKRMSILGIIMFLIFTFAGKYIASFLKIESNELIIIVGIILFLSFFLPIGTGALQGMERFWYLGTINILNASSKLIFGIFLVCMGFGVAGALGGVAIAIFLALIASFIPNIPVLKHKGSEFDFFQLYKYAFPVIIAVFCYTVPANIDVIMVKHFFDEYDAGIYTATSVLGKIVFFIPGAVSAVMFPKVSGMHTQKKRTFSLLNMCLIIACSLSGPVALAYLLTPSLIVNFIFGTKYMEATSLVGIYGLAMFFFTLSVIVSSYNLAIHNLKYVLIPVSFMFLLIFLLSIFHKTMREIVMTMLYVSAILFFLSYFYTAWRERRMPLVGMGRISIN